A genomic region of Conger conger chromosome 6, fConCon1.1, whole genome shotgun sequence contains the following coding sequences:
- the LOC133130503 gene encoding serine/threonine-protein phosphatase 6 regulatory subunit 3-like isoform X1 translates to MFWKFDLNTTSHIDTLLEREDVALTEVMDEEDVLQECKAQNRRLVEFLVQPHCMEDLLNYITQEPCDDMDEKIKYKFPNISCELLTSDVGQVNDRLGEDEGLLMKLYTFLQNEAPLNPLLASFFSKVLSILISRKPEQIVEFLRKRDDFVDLMIKHIGTSAIMDFLLRMLTCTEPQQLRQSVLNWLNEERIIQRLVEMVQPSQDEVKHSNASQSLCEIIRLSRDQMFQVQSCLEPDPLLVTLEKQETVEQLLSNIFDEEKSESAIVSVIQILLTLFETRRPAFEGHLDAGSPGMSHPSFSVNQSVLEAVMPRIKHFHQLLLEPPTSGVLKSTWGVLDPPVGNARLHVVRLVASLLQTNTRTINQELIQLNTVAVILDMYFKYIWNNFLHVQVEICIAVILAIPPSRSENPQIGTDQEPVWENLLVSHVSLPAHPVCYWCIVGVSDAKGCFLPHSQLFQECHLIQRILDAWSSNEKEQAEGGRRRGYMGHLTRIANSVVQNTDKGPNSTLLQQLISELQEDVREGWDSFVSGPLAETNKKNTVDLVNTQHIHSSSEDEIDLKNSGFHPDSSLQQAFSDYQMQQMTSNFIEQFGFNDEEFTNQDDVVDIPFDRISDINFSLKTNESANIALFEACCKERIQQFDDAGSDEEDLWEEKDVTFAPDAQRRPRSSGSTDSEESTDSEDEDTKQDPFETNGTGSDDRMEIDMGEAPAWTANFDDIPMETASSTAMGAPASAATAPAILSVPGGWSSPNHVPGKESVWADFTDFSETESPKDPLRSSSPVAMETSLEAGDPLGAVPGGWGGGEASPAGHAGVGAEAEQAGGRVTETVTNGLMKETVSLTVDAKTETAVFKRVLKSCREEETLPTSDVPAKCSVSDVSPSLTDTPASSCQKGSMTYSEDKVKSPSEASNGPLEVVAAMEESKDLRGPAASEAAVNGPV, encoded by the exons ATGTTCTGGAAGTTTGACCTGAACACGACATCCCACATCGACACTCTGCTGGAGAGGGAGGATGTGGCTCTCACAGAGGTTATGGATGAGGAGGACGTCCTGCAGGAATGCAAGGCTCAGAACCGCAGGCTGGTGGAATTCCTTGTCCAGCCACATTGCATGGAAGACTTGctgaactacattacccaggaGCCATGCGATGACATGGACGAGAAGATCAAGTATAA GTTCCCCAACATATCCTGTGAGCTCCTCACCTCTGACGTGGGGCAAGTTAACGACAGGTTGGGCGAGGATGAAGGTTTACTGATGAAGCTTTACACCTTCCTTCAGAATGAGGCCCCGCTCAACCCTCTCCTGGCCAGCTTCTTCAGCAAGGTCCTGAGCATTCTCATCAGCAGGAAGCCAGAGCAG ATTGTGGAGTTCCTGAGGAAGAGAGATGACTTTGTGGATCTGATGATTAAGCACATTGGGACTTCCGCCATTATGGACTTCCTGCTCCGCATGCTGACCTGCACTGAGCCGCAGCAGCTACGGCAGAGCGTGCTGAAC TGGTTAAACGAGGAGAGGATCATCCAGAGGCTGGTAGAGATGGTGCAGCCCTCTCAGGATGAAGTC AAGCACTCAAACGCGTCCCAGTCCCTTTGTGAAATCATCCGCCTGAGCAGAGACCAGATGTTCCAGGTGCAGAGCTGCTTGGAGCCAGACCCCCTACTGGTCACACTGGAGAA ACAGGAAACCGTGGAGCAGCTGCTGTCCAACATCTTCGACGAGGAGAAGAGCGAGTCTGCCATCGTCAGCGTTATCCAAATCCTCCTGACTCTGTTTGAGACGCGGAGGCCCGC ttTCGAGGGTCACTTGGACGCCGGCTCGCCCGGAATGAGCCACCCGTCCTTCTCCGTCAATCAGAGTGTGCTGGAGGCTGTGATGCCCCGAATAAAGCACTTCCACCAACTGCTGCTGGAGCCGCCCACG AGTGGTGTGCTGAAGAGCACGTGGGGGGTGCTGGACCCTCCGGTGGGGAACGCACGTCTGCACGTGGTGCGTCTGGTGGCCAGCCTGCTGCAGACTAACACCCGTACCATCAACCAGGAGCTGATCCAGCTCAACACCGTCGCAGTCATACTG GACATGTACTTCAAGTATATTTGGAATAACTTTCTGCATGTACAAGTGGAGATCTGCATTGCCGTGATCCTCGCCATACCCCCCTCCAGAAGTGAAAACCCCCAGATCGGCACCGATCAGGAGCCTGTCTGGGAGAACCTGCTCGTCAGTCACGTGAGTCTGCCTGCCCACCCTGTGTGTtactggtgcattgtgggtgtatCTGATGCTAAAGGCTGCTTTCTCCCACATTCTCAGCTCTTTCAGGAGTGCCACTTAATACAGAGAATACTTGATGCTTGGTCCTCCAATGAGAAGGAACA GGCCGAGGGGGGACGGCGGAGGGGGTACATGGGTCACCTGACCAGAATAGCCAATTCTGTTGTGCAGAACACTGATAAAGGACCCAACAGCACCCtgctgcagcagctcatctCTG AGCTCCAGGAGGATGTCCGAGAGGGATGGGATTCTTTCGTATCTGGTCCACTAGCAGAAACGAACAAGAAAAACACTGTGGATTTG GtgaatacacaacacattcACTCATCCAGTGAGGATGAGATAGACTTGAAGAATAGTGGATTTCACCCGGATTCCTCCTTGCAACAG GCCTTTTCTGATTATCAGATGCAACAAATGACGTCCAATTTTATTGAGCAGTTTGGCTTCAATGACGAGGAGTTTACCAATCAGGATGATGTAGTGGA TATCCCCTTTGATAGGATATCCGACATCAATTTTTCCTTGAAAACAAACGAAAGT GCGAACATCGCCCTGTTCGAGGCCTGCTGCAAGGAGCGGATCCAGCAGTTTGACGACGCTGGCTCTGATGAGGAGGACCTCTGGGAGGAGAAAGATGTGACTTTCGCACCAGATGCTCAGAGGCGTCCACG cAGTTCTGGGAGCACTGACAGTGAAGAGAGCACTGACTCTGAGGATGAGGACACGAAACAGGACCCGTTTGAAACGAATGGCACGGGCTCGGATGACCGAATGGAAATCGACATGGGCGAAG CACCCGCATGGACGGCAAACTTTGACGACATCCCCATGGAGACTGCCAGCTCCACGGCGATGGGAGCACCTGCCTCAGCAGCCACCGCGCCTGCCATTCTATCTGTTCCTGGAGGGTGGAGCTCGCCCAATCACGTGCCAGGAAAGGAGTCCGTCTGGGCTGACTTCACAGACTTCTCAGAAACTGAGAG TCCAAAAGATCCTCTGAGGAGCTCCTCTccggttgccatggaaaccagcTTGGAGGCGGGCGACCCGCTGGGAGCAG TGCCCGGAGGCTGGGGCGGCGGGGAGGCGTCCCCTGCGGGACACGCTGGCGTGGGGGCGGAGGCGGAGCAGGCCGGGGGCCGGGTCACGGAGACCGTCACCAACGGCTTGATGAAGGAGACCGTCAGCCTTACCGTAGATGCCAAAACGGAAACCGCTGTTTTTAAGAG AGTGCTGAAGTCCTGTCG TGAGGAAGAGACCTTGCCTACCTCTGATGTGCCCGCTAAGTGCTCCGTGTCTGATGTGAGCCCCTCCCTGACAGACACGCCTGCCAGCAGCTGCCAGAAAGGAAG CATGACGTACTCTGAGGACAAAGTGAAGTCTCCAAGTGAAGCTTCCAATGGGCCCCTGGAAGTTGTCGCTGCAATGGAAGAATCCAA AGACCTACGTGGGCCGGCAGCATCGGAGGCTGCTGTGAACGGGCCAGTCTGA
- the LOC133130503 gene encoding serine/threonine-protein phosphatase 6 regulatory subunit 3-like isoform X10 has product MFWKFDLNTTSHIDTLLEREDVALTEVMDEEDVLQECKAQNRRLVEFLVQPHCMEDLLNYITQEPCDDMDEKIKYKFPNISCELLTSDVGQVNDRLGEDEGLLMKLYTFLQNEAPLNPLLASFFSKVLSILISRKPEQIVEFLRKRDDFVDLMIKHIGTSAIMDFLLRMLTCTEPQQLRQSVLNWLNEERIIQRLVEMVQPSQDEVKHSNASQSLCEIIRLSRDQMFQVQSCLEPDPLLVTLEKQETVEQLLSNIFDEEKSESAIVSVIQILLTLFETRRPAFEGHLDAGSPGMSHPSFSVNQSVLEAVMPRIKHFHQLLLEPPTSGVLKSTWGVLDPPVGNARLHVVRLVASLLQTNTRTINQELIQLNTVAVILDMYFKYIWNNFLHVQVEICIAVILAIPPSRSENPQIGTDQEPVWENLLVSHLFQECHLIQRILDAWSSNEKEQAEGGRRRGYMGHLTRIANSVVQNTDKGPNSTLLQQLISELQEDVREGWDSFVSGPLAETNKKNTVDLVNTQHIHSSSEDEIDLKNSGFHPDSSLQQFGFNDEEFTNQDDVVDIPFDRISDINFSLKTNESANIALFEACCKERIQQFDDAGSDEEDLWEEKDVTFAPDAQRRPRSSGSTDSEESTDSEDEDTKQDPFETNGTGSDDRMEIDMGEAPAWTANFDDIPMETASSTAMGAPASAATAPAILSVPGGWSSPNHVPGKESVWADFTDFSETESPKDPLRSSSPVAMETSLEAGDPLGAVPGGWGGGEASPAGHAGVGAEAEQAGGRVTETVTNGLMKETVSLTVDAKTETAVFKRVLKSCREEETLPTSDVPAKCSVSDVSPSLTDTPASSCQKGSMTYSEDKVKSPSEASNGPLEVVAAMEESKDLRGPAASEAAVNGPV; this is encoded by the exons ATGTTCTGGAAGTTTGACCTGAACACGACATCCCACATCGACACTCTGCTGGAGAGGGAGGATGTGGCTCTCACAGAGGTTATGGATGAGGAGGACGTCCTGCAGGAATGCAAGGCTCAGAACCGCAGGCTGGTGGAATTCCTTGTCCAGCCACATTGCATGGAAGACTTGctgaactacattacccaggaGCCATGCGATGACATGGACGAGAAGATCAAGTATAA GTTCCCCAACATATCCTGTGAGCTCCTCACCTCTGACGTGGGGCAAGTTAACGACAGGTTGGGCGAGGATGAAGGTTTACTGATGAAGCTTTACACCTTCCTTCAGAATGAGGCCCCGCTCAACCCTCTCCTGGCCAGCTTCTTCAGCAAGGTCCTGAGCATTCTCATCAGCAGGAAGCCAGAGCAG ATTGTGGAGTTCCTGAGGAAGAGAGATGACTTTGTGGATCTGATGATTAAGCACATTGGGACTTCCGCCATTATGGACTTCCTGCTCCGCATGCTGACCTGCACTGAGCCGCAGCAGCTACGGCAGAGCGTGCTGAAC TGGTTAAACGAGGAGAGGATCATCCAGAGGCTGGTAGAGATGGTGCAGCCCTCTCAGGATGAAGTC AAGCACTCAAACGCGTCCCAGTCCCTTTGTGAAATCATCCGCCTGAGCAGAGACCAGATGTTCCAGGTGCAGAGCTGCTTGGAGCCAGACCCCCTACTGGTCACACTGGAGAA ACAGGAAACCGTGGAGCAGCTGCTGTCCAACATCTTCGACGAGGAGAAGAGCGAGTCTGCCATCGTCAGCGTTATCCAAATCCTCCTGACTCTGTTTGAGACGCGGAGGCCCGC ttTCGAGGGTCACTTGGACGCCGGCTCGCCCGGAATGAGCCACCCGTCCTTCTCCGTCAATCAGAGTGTGCTGGAGGCTGTGATGCCCCGAATAAAGCACTTCCACCAACTGCTGCTGGAGCCGCCCACG AGTGGTGTGCTGAAGAGCACGTGGGGGGTGCTGGACCCTCCGGTGGGGAACGCACGTCTGCACGTGGTGCGTCTGGTGGCCAGCCTGCTGCAGACTAACACCCGTACCATCAACCAGGAGCTGATCCAGCTCAACACCGTCGCAGTCATACTG GACATGTACTTCAAGTATATTTGGAATAACTTTCTGCATGTACAAGTGGAGATCTGCATTGCCGTGATCCTCGCCATACCCCCCTCCAGAAGTGAAAACCCCCAGATCGGCACCGATCAGGAGCCTGTCTGGGAGAACCTGCTCGTCAGTCAC CTCTTTCAGGAGTGCCACTTAATACAGAGAATACTTGATGCTTGGTCCTCCAATGAGAAGGAACA GGCCGAGGGGGGACGGCGGAGGGGGTACATGGGTCACCTGACCAGAATAGCCAATTCTGTTGTGCAGAACACTGATAAAGGACCCAACAGCACCCtgctgcagcagctcatctCTG AGCTCCAGGAGGATGTCCGAGAGGGATGGGATTCTTTCGTATCTGGTCCACTAGCAGAAACGAACAAGAAAAACACTGTGGATTTG GtgaatacacaacacattcACTCATCCAGTGAGGATGAGATAGACTTGAAGAATAGTGGATTTCACCCGGATTCCTCCTTGCAACAG TTTGGCTTCAATGACGAGGAGTTTACCAATCAGGATGATGTAGTGGA TATCCCCTTTGATAGGATATCCGACATCAATTTTTCCTTGAAAACAAACGAAAGT GCGAACATCGCCCTGTTCGAGGCCTGCTGCAAGGAGCGGATCCAGCAGTTTGACGACGCTGGCTCTGATGAGGAGGACCTCTGGGAGGAGAAAGATGTGACTTTCGCACCAGATGCTCAGAGGCGTCCACG cAGTTCTGGGAGCACTGACAGTGAAGAGAGCACTGACTCTGAGGATGAGGACACGAAACAGGACCCGTTTGAAACGAATGGCACGGGCTCGGATGACCGAATGGAAATCGACATGGGCGAAG CACCCGCATGGACGGCAAACTTTGACGACATCCCCATGGAGACTGCCAGCTCCACGGCGATGGGAGCACCTGCCTCAGCAGCCACCGCGCCTGCCATTCTATCTGTTCCTGGAGGGTGGAGCTCGCCCAATCACGTGCCAGGAAAGGAGTCCGTCTGGGCTGACTTCACAGACTTCTCAGAAACTGAGAG TCCAAAAGATCCTCTGAGGAGCTCCTCTccggttgccatggaaaccagcTTGGAGGCGGGCGACCCGCTGGGAGCAG TGCCCGGAGGCTGGGGCGGCGGGGAGGCGTCCCCTGCGGGACACGCTGGCGTGGGGGCGGAGGCGGAGCAGGCCGGGGGCCGGGTCACGGAGACCGTCACCAACGGCTTGATGAAGGAGACCGTCAGCCTTACCGTAGATGCCAAAACGGAAACCGCTGTTTTTAAGAG AGTGCTGAAGTCCTGTCG TGAGGAAGAGACCTTGCCTACCTCTGATGTGCCCGCTAAGTGCTCCGTGTCTGATGTGAGCCCCTCCCTGACAGACACGCCTGCCAGCAGCTGCCAGAAAGGAAG CATGACGTACTCTGAGGACAAAGTGAAGTCTCCAAGTGAAGCTTCCAATGGGCCCCTGGAAGTTGTCGCTGCAATGGAAGAATCCAA AGACCTACGTGGGCCGGCAGCATCGGAGGCTGCTGTGAACGGGCCAGTCTGA
- the LOC133130503 gene encoding serine/threonine-protein phosphatase 6 regulatory subunit 3-like isoform X3 — protein sequence MFWKFDLNTTSHIDTLLEREDVALTEVMDEEDVLQECKAQNRRLVEFLVQPHCMEDLLNYITQEPCDDMDEKIKYKFPNISCELLTSDVGQVNDRLGEDEGLLMKLYTFLQNEAPLNPLLASFFSKVLSILISRKPEQIVEFLRKRDDFVDLMIKHIGTSAIMDFLLRMLTCTEPQQLRQSVLNWLNEERIIQRLVEMVQPSQDEVKHSNASQSLCEIIRLSRDQMFQVQSCLEPDPLLVTLEKQETVEQLLSNIFDEEKSESAIVSVIQILLTLFETRRPAFEGHLDAGSPGMSHPSFSVNQSVLEAVMPRIKHFHQLLLEPPTSGVLKSTWGVLDPPVGNARLHVVRLVASLLQTNTRTINQELIQLNTVAVILDMYFKYIWNNFLHVQVEICIAVILAIPPSRSENPQIGTDQEPVWENLLVSHVSLPAHPVCYWCIVGVSDAKGCFLPHSQLFQECHLIQRILDAWSSNEKEQAEGGRRRGYMGHLTRIANSVVQNTDKGPNSTLLQQLISELQEDVREGWDSFVSGPLAETNKKNTVDLVNTQHIHSSSEDEIDLKNSGFHPDSSLQQAFSDYQMQQMTSNFIEQFGFNDEEFTNQDDVVDIPFDRISDINFSLKTNESANIALFEACCKERIQQFDDAGSDEEDLWEEKDVTFAPDAQRRPRSSGSTDSEESTDSEDEDTKQDPFETNGTGSDDRMEIDMGEAPAWTANFDDIPMETASSTAMGAPASAATAPAILSVPGGWSSPNHVPGKESVWADFTDFSETESPKDPLRSSSPVAMETSLEAGDPLGAVPGGWGGGEASPAGHAGVGAEAEQAGGRVTETVTNGLMKETVSLTVDAKTETAVFKSEEETLPTSDVPAKCSVSDVSPSLTDTPASSCQKGSMTYSEDKVKSPSEASNGPLEVVAAMEESKDLRGPAASEAAVNGPV from the exons ATGTTCTGGAAGTTTGACCTGAACACGACATCCCACATCGACACTCTGCTGGAGAGGGAGGATGTGGCTCTCACAGAGGTTATGGATGAGGAGGACGTCCTGCAGGAATGCAAGGCTCAGAACCGCAGGCTGGTGGAATTCCTTGTCCAGCCACATTGCATGGAAGACTTGctgaactacattacccaggaGCCATGCGATGACATGGACGAGAAGATCAAGTATAA GTTCCCCAACATATCCTGTGAGCTCCTCACCTCTGACGTGGGGCAAGTTAACGACAGGTTGGGCGAGGATGAAGGTTTACTGATGAAGCTTTACACCTTCCTTCAGAATGAGGCCCCGCTCAACCCTCTCCTGGCCAGCTTCTTCAGCAAGGTCCTGAGCATTCTCATCAGCAGGAAGCCAGAGCAG ATTGTGGAGTTCCTGAGGAAGAGAGATGACTTTGTGGATCTGATGATTAAGCACATTGGGACTTCCGCCATTATGGACTTCCTGCTCCGCATGCTGACCTGCACTGAGCCGCAGCAGCTACGGCAGAGCGTGCTGAAC TGGTTAAACGAGGAGAGGATCATCCAGAGGCTGGTAGAGATGGTGCAGCCCTCTCAGGATGAAGTC AAGCACTCAAACGCGTCCCAGTCCCTTTGTGAAATCATCCGCCTGAGCAGAGACCAGATGTTCCAGGTGCAGAGCTGCTTGGAGCCAGACCCCCTACTGGTCACACTGGAGAA ACAGGAAACCGTGGAGCAGCTGCTGTCCAACATCTTCGACGAGGAGAAGAGCGAGTCTGCCATCGTCAGCGTTATCCAAATCCTCCTGACTCTGTTTGAGACGCGGAGGCCCGC ttTCGAGGGTCACTTGGACGCCGGCTCGCCCGGAATGAGCCACCCGTCCTTCTCCGTCAATCAGAGTGTGCTGGAGGCTGTGATGCCCCGAATAAAGCACTTCCACCAACTGCTGCTGGAGCCGCCCACG AGTGGTGTGCTGAAGAGCACGTGGGGGGTGCTGGACCCTCCGGTGGGGAACGCACGTCTGCACGTGGTGCGTCTGGTGGCCAGCCTGCTGCAGACTAACACCCGTACCATCAACCAGGAGCTGATCCAGCTCAACACCGTCGCAGTCATACTG GACATGTACTTCAAGTATATTTGGAATAACTTTCTGCATGTACAAGTGGAGATCTGCATTGCCGTGATCCTCGCCATACCCCCCTCCAGAAGTGAAAACCCCCAGATCGGCACCGATCAGGAGCCTGTCTGGGAGAACCTGCTCGTCAGTCACGTGAGTCTGCCTGCCCACCCTGTGTGTtactggtgcattgtgggtgtatCTGATGCTAAAGGCTGCTTTCTCCCACATTCTCAGCTCTTTCAGGAGTGCCACTTAATACAGAGAATACTTGATGCTTGGTCCTCCAATGAGAAGGAACA GGCCGAGGGGGGACGGCGGAGGGGGTACATGGGTCACCTGACCAGAATAGCCAATTCTGTTGTGCAGAACACTGATAAAGGACCCAACAGCACCCtgctgcagcagctcatctCTG AGCTCCAGGAGGATGTCCGAGAGGGATGGGATTCTTTCGTATCTGGTCCACTAGCAGAAACGAACAAGAAAAACACTGTGGATTTG GtgaatacacaacacattcACTCATCCAGTGAGGATGAGATAGACTTGAAGAATAGTGGATTTCACCCGGATTCCTCCTTGCAACAG GCCTTTTCTGATTATCAGATGCAACAAATGACGTCCAATTTTATTGAGCAGTTTGGCTTCAATGACGAGGAGTTTACCAATCAGGATGATGTAGTGGA TATCCCCTTTGATAGGATATCCGACATCAATTTTTCCTTGAAAACAAACGAAAGT GCGAACATCGCCCTGTTCGAGGCCTGCTGCAAGGAGCGGATCCAGCAGTTTGACGACGCTGGCTCTGATGAGGAGGACCTCTGGGAGGAGAAAGATGTGACTTTCGCACCAGATGCTCAGAGGCGTCCACG cAGTTCTGGGAGCACTGACAGTGAAGAGAGCACTGACTCTGAGGATGAGGACACGAAACAGGACCCGTTTGAAACGAATGGCACGGGCTCGGATGACCGAATGGAAATCGACATGGGCGAAG CACCCGCATGGACGGCAAACTTTGACGACATCCCCATGGAGACTGCCAGCTCCACGGCGATGGGAGCACCTGCCTCAGCAGCCACCGCGCCTGCCATTCTATCTGTTCCTGGAGGGTGGAGCTCGCCCAATCACGTGCCAGGAAAGGAGTCCGTCTGGGCTGACTTCACAGACTTCTCAGAAACTGAGAG TCCAAAAGATCCTCTGAGGAGCTCCTCTccggttgccatggaaaccagcTTGGAGGCGGGCGACCCGCTGGGAGCAG TGCCCGGAGGCTGGGGCGGCGGGGAGGCGTCCCCTGCGGGACACGCTGGCGTGGGGGCGGAGGCGGAGCAGGCCGGGGGCCGGGTCACGGAGACCGTCACCAACGGCTTGATGAAGGAGACCGTCAGCCTTACCGTAGATGCCAAAACGGAAACCGCTGTTTTTAAGAG TGAGGAAGAGACCTTGCCTACCTCTGATGTGCCCGCTAAGTGCTCCGTGTCTGATGTGAGCCCCTCCCTGACAGACACGCCTGCCAGCAGCTGCCAGAAAGGAAG CATGACGTACTCTGAGGACAAAGTGAAGTCTCCAAGTGAAGCTTCCAATGGGCCCCTGGAAGTTGTCGCTGCAATGGAAGAATCCAA AGACCTACGTGGGCCGGCAGCATCGGAGGCTGCTGTGAACGGGCCAGTCTGA